In the genome of Veillonellales bacterium, one region contains:
- a CDS encoding TetR/AcrR family transcriptional regulator, whose product MAKSINRRERKKINSKKAIIDAAVALFIQKGYSETSIAEIMGEADLGLGTFYNYFQSKEEILKYFLADIIAKTNQSFINLSKESKSAAEILTEMFLFTGRMLDQNRFVLPLFLSSVHKSSGTKNSAAASANRLTFKTIFDSIIREGQAKGEFRRDIPAEVITEMFHSIFQAASFSSLDITFMENIEYKLKLILDGLILQK is encoded by the coding sequence ATGGCAAAATCAATTAATCGTCGAGAAAGGAAAAAAATTAATTCAAAAAAAGCTATTATTGATGCTGCCGTAGCCTTATTTATTCAAAAAGGATACAGCGAGACATCTATTGCCGAGATTATGGGTGAAGCTGATCTGGGTCTTGGTACTTTTTATAATTATTTTCAATCCAAAGAAGAGATTCTCAAATATTTTCTGGCAGATATTATTGCCAAGACCAATCAGTCTTTTATAAACTTATCAAAAGAATCCAAGAGTGCTGCCGAAATATTGACGGAAATGTTTTTATTTACGGGAAGAATGCTGGATCAAAACCGGTTTGTGCTGCCGCTGTTTTTAAGCAGCGTTCATAAAAGCAGCGGGACTAAGAATTCTGCCGCAGCATCAGCCAATCGGCTGACCTTCAAGACTATTTTTGACAGCATTATTCGGGAAGGACAGGCGAAAGGGGAGTTCAGAAGGGATATCCCGGCGGAAGTCATAACGGAGATGTTTCATTCGATTTTTCAGGCTGCTTCCTTTAGCAGTCTGGACATCACCTTTATGGAAAATATTGAATACAAGCTCAAGCTGATTTTAGACGGGCTGATTTTGCAAAAATAA
- a CDS encoding SLC13 family permease yields the protein MEYRIDMLWAGLILIAVLVIFTLGKSPLFRVDRAGAAIIGAVATVGTGVLSFKEATAAVDFKTIIILFSMMLIVANLKVAGFFELAGDAICQRVGSRRQLLFAVIMVSGIMSAMAINDIVCLLFTPVVMLVCKKAQCDPLPHLLGVAMASNIGSAATLLGNPQNILVGSLSGMSFFTYLLAAGPVSFIGLIAAYAAIAYFYRKELEGCFITPSQNHINIHPYLIAKSLVVLMLVLVAYLAGYDLALVSCLGGAALLITRRVKPNKVYASVDFNLLVIFIGLFIIVAGVENSGLITLVFDHLSFSGFNSMGLFAAITLVLSNVVSNVPAVLLMKFLIPLEQAEYWWKALALFSTLAGNLTISGSIANLIVVEIAKRENINITAGDYFKVGFPLTLLTIISGVLWLSIVG from the coding sequence TTGGAATATAGGATAGACATGCTATGGGCCGGTTTAATATTGATTGCGGTACTTGTAATATTTACGTTGGGGAAAAGTCCGTTATTTCGGGTAGACCGAGCGGGTGCGGCTATCATCGGCGCGGTTGCTACAGTAGGTACGGGGGTTTTATCTTTTAAGGAAGCAACAGCAGCTGTTGATTTTAAAACGATTATCATTTTATTTTCCATGATGCTTATAGTGGCTAATTTAAAAGTGGCCGGTTTTTTCGAATTGGCCGGAGATGCCATCTGTCAACGAGTTGGAAGTAGAAGACAATTACTTTTTGCTGTTATTATGGTCAGTGGCATCATGTCGGCAATGGCGATCAATGATATTGTTTGCTTATTGTTTACACCGGTGGTGATGTTGGTATGTAAAAAAGCTCAGTGCGATCCGCTGCCTCATCTACTGGGAGTGGCGATGGCTTCCAATATTGGCAGCGCTGCCACACTATTGGGGAATCCCCAAAACATTCTGGTGGGAAGTTTATCCGGCATGTCATTTTTCACCTACTTGTTGGCTGCCGGTCCGGTATCATTTATCGGCTTAATTGCTGCCTATGCCGCAATTGCTTATTTTTATCGGAAGGAACTTGAAGGGTGTTTTATTACGCCTTCTCAAAATCACATCAATATTCATCCTTATTTAATTGCTAAAAGCTTGGTTGTGTTAATGCTTGTATTGGTCGCTTACTTGGCCGGTTATGATTTGGCACTGGTTTCCTGTTTGGGAGGAGCAGCACTACTGATTACTAGGCGTGTTAAACCTAATAAAGTATATGCAAGCGTTGATTTCAACCTCCTGGTTATTTTTATTGGCCTGTTTATCATTGTTGCCGGCGTTGAAAACAGCGGGTTGATAACTCTAGTATTTGACCATCTGTCTTTTTCAGGTTTCAACAGTATGGGATTGTTTGCTGCGATAACACTTGTTTTATCCAATGTCGTAAGTAACGTACCGGCTGTTTTATTGATGAAATTTTTGATACCGTTGGAGCAAGCGGAATATTGGTGGAAAGCGTTGGCCCTATTTTCAACATTGGCCGGAAATCTTACTATCTCCGGCTCAATTGCCAATTTGATTGTAGTGGAGATTGCCAAACGTGAAAATATTAATATAACTGCAGGAGATTATTTCAAAGTGGGATTTCCTCTTACCCTATTGACGATTATTAGTGGAGTATTATGGTTATCTATAGTTGGATAG